GGTGCTGGTGGTAGTGGTCATGACGGCATTCCTTTCGATAAAGGCGGCTTCAGACGGCCAACCCCTGCGGGGTTTAACGGCGCATAGCTTTTTCGGCGGGGGTGAGCGCCTCGATGAAGGCATCGCGCTGGAAAATGCGTTCGGCGTATTTCAGAATCGGCGCGGCCGATTTGCCCAGCTTGATGTCGTAGTGATCCAAACGCCACAGCAGCGGCGACAGGGCGACATCAATCATCGAAAAATCTTCGCCCATGATGTATTTGGTTTTGGCGAAAGACGGCGCCAGCATGGTAAGCCCTTGGGCAATGGCTTCGCGGGCTTTGGCCTGCTCTTTGCTGCCTGCCTCGGGCGATTCGAGCACTTTCACGTGGCTGAACAATTCTTTTTCCATGCGGAACAGCACCAAACGGCCGCGGCCGCGCATCACCGGATCGCCGGGCATCAGCTGCGGGTGGGGAAAGCGTTCGTCGATGTATTCGTTAATGATGTTGGATTCGTGCAGAATCAGGTCGCGCTCAACCAAAACGGGCACTTGGTTATAGGGGTTCATGATCGCCAAATCTTCGGGTTTGTTGAAGATATCGACATCTTTGATTTCAAAATCCATGCCTTTTTCAAACAATACGAAACGGCAGCGTTGGCTGAACGGGCAGGTGATGCCCGAATAGAGTGTCATCATAATGGTTTTGCTCCGGCTGAAAACCGCCTGAACGGTTTCAGACGGCCTGTGTGTTACAGAATCGAAAATAAGCGGGATTATAGCCGATTTGCGCCAACCGAGCCAAGAAAATCGTTATAACAATATGTTTTTAAATTGTTTTTATCGAAATCAGCCCGATATGCGGCAAGCAGCGGATAAGGGCATAACCGGCTTTCAGACGGCCTGCACCGCCGTTTATGCCGTACACCTAATTAAATTATTAACAAATTTAGCATAATTTAAAAACAATATGCGTTATAAGTTTCACCCCATACCAAACGTTTAGCGATAACTGATGTTTCCGCAACTGCCCTTTTCACGCTCCCGCCGGCTGGCTGCCGGCCTGATGCTGTTTGCCCTAATCTTCCCCACCGCCGCCTGCCACGGCGCGGAACCCGAGCCGCAAAAAGCGCAATCTGCGCCCGCCGCGGCACAACCCCGGCAGGCAGCCAAGCAAAACGGCCTGATGCTCGACACCGCCCGCCGCTTTTATTCCGAGCGCGAAATCAAAAAATTCATCGACATGCTGGCCGCTTCGGGCGGGCAGTTTCTGCACCTGCATTTTTCCGACCATGAAAACTACGCGCTCGAAAGCGCCCTGCTCGGCCAAACGGTTGAAACCGCCAAACGCAGCCGCAGCGGTGTTTATACCAACCCCAAAACCGGCAAGCCGTTTCTGAGCCGCCGGCAGATGCGCACGATTATCCGCTACGCCGCCGCTAAAAATATCGAGATCGTGCCCGAAGTGGGCAGCCCCAACCATATGAACGGCATCTTCACGCTGTTAACCCACAAACACGGCAAAGATTATGTGCGCGCGCTGAAATCGAAAATGGCCGACGACGAAATCGACATCACCCGCCCCGAGAGCGTGGCTTTTGTGAAGGCGCTGATTGACGAAACGGCCGAAACGTTCAACCGCAGCAAGCACTTCCACATCGGCGGCGACGAATTCGGTTACAGCGCCGAGAGCAATCATGAATTTATCGATTATGCCAACACGCTGGCCGCGCATCTGGCGGCCAAAGGGCTGAAAACCCGCATGTGGAACGACGGCCTGATCAACAGCACGGTCGGCAAACTGAACCGCGACATCGAAATCACCTATTGGAGTTACGACGGCAACCCCGCCGACAAACAGGCCGCCCAAACGCGCCGCGCCATGCGCGCCTCGCTGCCCGAGCTGACCGCCAAAGGTTTTTCGGTGTTGAACTACAATTCGTATTACCTTTATTTGGTGCCCAACGGCAAACGCGATTTCGCCCACGATGCCGGTTTTTCGGCGCAAGACATCGAAAAACGCTGGCACTTGGGCGTGTGGGACGGCGAAAACCGCAGCAACGCCACCGCCGACACGGGCAGAATCATCGGCGCCGCGCTGGCGGTGTGGGGCGAAAACACGGGCAAAATGAAAAACGAAACCATACGCCGCAACACCGCCGCCCCGCTCAAAGCCATGATGCGCAAAGCGAATGCGGCATCGGCGGCCACGCCCTGAACCCGGCTTTGCAACAGTTGAGGCCGTCTGAAAAACCACGCGGCCGTTATATAATGCCGCTTTTGCCGCCCTTTCGCGAAAGAACCCACAATGAACAAAACCATACATTATCTGAAAGACTACCAAGCCCCGGCCTACCTTGTTTCTGCCACCGACCTATATTTCGATATCCAAGATGCGCACACCCATGTAAAAGCGCATTTATCGGTATTACCGCAGCAGGCGGGCGAACCGCTGGTGCTCAACGGCTCCGCACAATTATTGTCGGTTGCCGTTAACGGCCAAGCGGTAGCAGACTACACGCTGGCCGACGAAAAACTGGTGTTGGCAAACGTGCCCGCAGAGCCATTTACGGTAACGGTTGAAACCTTAATCAGTCCGTCTGAAAACAAATCGCTGATGGGTTTGTATGAAAGCGGCGGCAACCTGTTTACCCAATGCGAGCCGGAGGGCTTCCGCAAAATCACCTTCTACCCCGACCGCCCCGACGTGATGTCGGTGTTCACCACCACCATCACCGCCGATGCCGAACGCTATCCCGTGCTGCTTTCCAACGGCAACAAAGTCGGCAGCGGCACGCTTTCAGACGGCCGCCATTGGGTGAAATGGGCCGATCCGTTTGCCAAACCCAGCTATCTGTTTGCCTTGGTGGCGGGCGATTTGAGCCTCACTCGCGACAGCTTCACCACCATGAGCGGGCGCGAAGTGGCCATTGAGTTTTACACCCGCGCCGAAGATGCCGGCAAAGTCGGTTTTGCCGTCCAATCGCTCAAACACGCGATGAAATGGGACGAAACCCGCTTCAACCTCGAATACGACCTCGATGTCTACATGGTTGTGGCCGTGGGCGACTTCAACATGGGCGCGATGGAAAACAAAGGCCTCAATATTTTCAACACCAAATATGTGCTGGCCGACAGCCGCACCGCCACCGACGCCGACTTCGCCGCCATCGAAAGCGTGATTGCCCACGAATATTTCCACAACTGGACGGGCAACCGCGTAACCTGCCGCGACTGGTTCCAGCTTTCGCTCAAAGAAGGCCTCACCGTGTTCCGCGATCAAGAGTTTTCCGCCGACCGCATCAGCCACGCCACCTGCCGCATCGAAAACGTTGCCATGCTGCGCGCGCTCCAGTTTCCCGAAGACGCCGGCCCCACCGCCCACCCCGTCCGCCCCGCCTCATACGAAGAAATGAACAACTTCTACACCATGACCGTGTATGAAAAAGGCGCCGAAGTAGTGCGGATGTATCACACCCTATTGGGCGAAGCAGGCTTTCAAAAAGGCATGAAGCTCTATTTCGAACGCCACGACGGCCAAGCCGTTACCTGCGACGACTTCCGCGCCGCCATGGCCGATGCCAACGGCACCAACCTCGACCGCTTCGCCCTGTGGTACAGCCAGGCCGGCACGCCCGTGTTAGACGTGAAAGGCCGTCTGAACGGCAGCGGCGGCTACGAATTAACCGTCAAACAAACCGTGCCGCCCACACCCGACATGGCCGAAAAACAACCCATGACCATGCCGTTGAAAGTTGCCCTGTTCGATGCGGAAAACGGCCGGCCGGTTGCTTTCAGACGGCCGGGCAGCAGCGAAGAAACCACCGAAACCGTGCTGCTGCTCACCGAAGCCGAGCAAACCTTCACGCTGGAAAACGTACACCGAAACGCCGTACCCTCGCTGCTGCGCGGCTTTTCCGCACCCGTGCACCTCAATTACCCCTACACCGACGCAGAGCTGGCCGTGCTGCTGGCTGCCGACACCGACCCCTTCGCCCGCTGGGAAGCCGGCCAAACCCTCTACCGCCGCGCCATCGCCGCCAACGAAACCGCGCTCGCGCAAGGCCTGCCGCTACCCGAACACCAAGGGCTGCTCGAAGCCGTGGCATACGTGCTGGCCGCAGACGGCATCGACGCCGAATTCCAAGCCATGCTGCTGGCCGTGCCCGCCGAAGCCGAGCTGTGGGCAGAGCGCGACAACATCGACCCACTGCAAGTCCACCGCGCCCGCGAAGCCCTGCTCGACTTAATCGCCACCCGCTTCCAAGCGCAATTTCTGGCGCTCAACCAAAAAGCCGCCCAAGCCGAGCAACAGGCCGATCCCGCCACCCGCTACGAATACAGCCCCGAAACAGCAGGCTGGCGCACCCTGCGCAACACCTGCCGCGCCTTCGTATTGCGCGCCGACCCCGCCCACATCGACACCGTTGCCGAAAAATATGCCGAAATGGCACGAAACATGACCCACGAATGGGGCATTTTGTCGGCCGTCAACCACAACGAAAGCAACAAACGCAACGAAATGCTGGAACAGTTTGCCGAAAAATTCCGCAACGATGCGCTGGTGATGGACAAATACTTCACCCTGATCGCCCTGAGCCGCCGCAGCGACACCCCCGCCCAAGTCCAAGCGGCCTTAAACCACCCCGCGTTCAGCCTCGAAAACCCCAACAAAGCCCGCGCGCTTTTGGGCGCATTCAGCCACAACGTGCCGCATTTCCACGCCGAAAGCGGCGCGGGTTACGCCTTTATCGCCGGCAAAGTGATGGAAATCGACCGCTTCAACCCGCAAGTGGCCTCCCGGCTGGTGCAGGCGTTCAACCTCTGCAACAAACTCGAACCACACCGCAAAAACCTGATGCAGGCGCAATTGCAGCGGATTCGGGCACAAAGTGGTTTATCGAAAGACGTTGCCGAAATCGTGGACAAGATACTGATTTAAACAACATCAGCAAAGTTTCCGGCCATTTGGGACAGCAGCATATCCCACGCACTGTGCTATACCGGATAAATGATGACGATGAGCGGTACATCGTTTAACATTCCCCCTATTTCAAACGTTAATTCCGAAACACCATGAACCTATTCCCCGATTTGGCACAACGTTATACCCAAGAACAATTGACAGCGGGTGCAGCCCAACGGCTGGCG
The sequence above is a segment of the Neisseria dentiae genome. Coding sequences within it:
- the pepN gene encoding aminopeptidase N — encoded protein: MNKTIHYLKDYQAPAYLVSATDLYFDIQDAHTHVKAHLSVLPQQAGEPLVLNGSAQLLSVAVNGQAVADYTLADEKLVLANVPAEPFTVTVETLISPSENKSLMGLYESGGNLFTQCEPEGFRKITFYPDRPDVMSVFTTTITADAERYPVLLSNGNKVGSGTLSDGRHWVKWADPFAKPSYLFALVAGDLSLTRDSFTTMSGREVAIEFYTRAEDAGKVGFAVQSLKHAMKWDETRFNLEYDLDVYMVVAVGDFNMGAMENKGLNIFNTKYVLADSRTATDADFAAIESVIAHEYFHNWTGNRVTCRDWFQLSLKEGLTVFRDQEFSADRISHATCRIENVAMLRALQFPEDAGPTAHPVRPASYEEMNNFYTMTVYEKGAEVVRMYHTLLGEAGFQKGMKLYFERHDGQAVTCDDFRAAMADANGTNLDRFALWYSQAGTPVLDVKGRLNGSGGYELTVKQTVPPTPDMAEKQPMTMPLKVALFDAENGRPVAFRRPGSSEETTETVLLLTEAEQTFTLENVHRNAVPSLLRGFSAPVHLNYPYTDAELAVLLAADTDPFARWEAGQTLYRRAIAANETALAQGLPLPEHQGLLEAVAYVLAADGIDAEFQAMLLAVPAEAELWAERDNIDPLQVHRAREALLDLIATRFQAQFLALNQKAAQAEQQADPATRYEYSPETAGWRTLRNTCRAFVLRADPAHIDTVAEKYAEMARNMTHEWGILSAVNHNESNKRNEMLEQFAEKFRNDALVMDKYFTLIALSRRSDTPAQVQAALNHPAFSLENPNKARALLGAFSHNVPHFHAESGAGYAFIAGKVMEIDRFNPQVASRLVQAFNLCNKLEPHRKNLMQAQLQRIRAQSGLSKDVAEIVDKILI
- a CDS encoding glutathione S-transferase N-terminal domain-containing protein, with protein sequence MMTLYSGITCPFSQRCRFVLFEKGMDFEIKDVDIFNKPEDLAIMNPYNQVPVLVERDLILHESNIINEYIDERFPHPQLMPGDPVMRGRGRLVLFRMEKELFSHVKVLESPEAGSKEQAKAREAIAQGLTMLAPSFAKTKYIMGEDFSMIDVALSPLLWRLDHYDIKLGKSAAPILKYAERIFQRDAFIEALTPAEKAMRR
- a CDS encoding family 20 glycosylhydrolase, with translation MFPQLPFSRSRRLAAGLMLFALIFPTAACHGAEPEPQKAQSAPAAAQPRQAAKQNGLMLDTARRFYSEREIKKFIDMLAASGGQFLHLHFSDHENYALESALLGQTVETAKRSRSGVYTNPKTGKPFLSRRQMRTIIRYAAAKNIEIVPEVGSPNHMNGIFTLLTHKHGKDYVRALKSKMADDEIDITRPESVAFVKALIDETAETFNRSKHFHIGGDEFGYSAESNHEFIDYANTLAAHLAAKGLKTRMWNDGLINSTVGKLNRDIEITYWSYDGNPADKQAAQTRRAMRASLPELTAKGFSVLNYNSYYLYLVPNGKRDFAHDAGFSAQDIEKRWHLGVWDGENRSNATADTGRIIGAALAVWGENTGKMKNETIRRNTAAPLKAMMRKANAASAATP